ATTTTGATTGTTAGTTTCGGATGTGTgcaattaaagataattaatatttttcattaattgtacttatttttaattaaataataatacatttatttcttaacgtttacatattttgtcaatttactgtttcatattaaaattctaatacTTATATAATTGATTGTGAAAGCAGTTGATTCatctaaatctaaatttatttatctccACATTTTCTAAACTCCTATGGTAGCGCTAATTTGATACTTTTTTGAATCAatacaaattgataaaatgcaTAAAGAttgagattaaatttattaaattgtttaaaatcaaaacctttaagagttaaatatattaatatatcaatCAAATTGATATAGAACATTAATGCGATGACGAACATAGATTGAAATCTCTATAAATGATTGAAACACcctaaatatgaatttttgtaCAGAAGCATCAATGATGATCACTTAATTGTGCTGATAATATGAGAGCAAATTGAAcagattttttttcataattgttTGTTTGCCCTAATTAGTTGAATTACCGCATACATCATAGCAACATATGTGATATTGGAGGGGTTCTTTGAATGCCGTCAAACAAACTCAACAACGAAGACTAACATCTTCATTCATCAACTGTCattacttttttctttcttgtggTCAGCAACAACTATTCATGAGCTTTAAGTAATAATACAAGGGTAATTCACTCAATCACCCACTACCGAGCTATTTGGCAAATAACAACCATATTATATCATATACCAATTGTCATTGCATCTTTAGGAAACAAAATCCTGCACCGGTACTGGAGTTAATTTTTGCATACACTCAAACCACCTTCTCCTTTAGCTCGGCAATCGGAATATAAATAACCGATTCTTCATGTACCCGCTGCCACCTTTTATTCAACTTCCTCGCTTTCCTACTTTCTAGTCCTAATAATGTTTGCTTCATGTTCTCAAGCCTAACCTTAGCCCTACAAAGTCTTTCCATCTCCAACTCAAATGCTTCTAACCCACCACCCCCTCCAATAATCTTCACCCTCTTCTCCTTCCCCCACTTCTTTTTCACATTTAAAAGCTTCTTCAATATCACATCGTCACTCAACTCCTTCCTCACCTGAATgcaaaaatgtttaaaaaatgtCAGAATGGAACATGCAACTTCAAGTACGCATGAATATGCCTATTTAGCATTTTCCATGCCTAACACTCAATTAAGCCATTACATGCTTATAATTCAAACGCACTCGAATAAGAATTCTTATTCTAATGgccattaaaattatttttttcttcttcagctTGCTTCTAATTCTTTAATCACCACGATAAAACATGTGAAGAGAACAAAAGAGAAGGGGAAAGGGAGTCTAGGTTACAACCAAATCTTAGCCAAATTACCTTGTCGCTGTTTGTATGTGAAACAATTGAGAGTCCATTATGCGGACTTCTATCTACAGAGGTGCATACTGACTTTGAGTTTGGACTCTTtctcaattttgttttcaatctcTTTGGTGTCCGTACCAAAGCTGCTTCTGACATATCTTCCAATGCCATGATTTCAGTATCCTTCCTCTTTGGAGCTTCCACTTCAGGCTCCTTGGAGACTCTAGGAGAAGAGCTCTGAAGGTGATCTGATCTCTCTACCTGATCCACacaaaaaaagtgagaaaaggcTTGAcctgcaagaaaaaaaaaacttggccAAAAATTACCAACTAAAATTCTTCTAGCTTTCACCAGTTCCAAAATAAATGCTATTGCATGGTAAAGGTGGGTAACTAATACCTTCTAAGAGAAAGCAATTTATATCATCTAAGAAACCAGCCAAAGTTTGAGCGGAACCAAAGACTTGTGaatgtatttttcttttgagaaatCTAAAGGTTTACCATAAATCAAAAACTTGCTACATTTGAAAGAACAACATACCTTTCTGCTTTTTAGTGCCAAGTAGCGGGCATTCTTGAACCATTTATTTACCTGGACCATGAAACTCATCAATAAGAACTGGAAGGTGTGAGGATCAAACACTTAACAACTTATAAAATGCAACGTCTGGGAAGGATATAACATTATTCCTCTAATTCTCTATTGCTATTTTGAACCACTATCAAATCCACGTGCCATAATGACCATTGCTTTATCTTGGTGATAACAGTGATACTAGCTCACATAGGTTAAATGCTAGTAGATATCATAGATATAGAATATTACCCTCTATTATACTGACATCAAGGTACACTCCAGTCAGTATCTCAGAAAGAATGCTTTCAGTAGGATGAATTAAGAATCATCGTGAAGCAATTGAAATGGTTAGTCACTCTGGTTTCCCAagaaatatttgtaaatatggGCACCAAAATGCATTATCAATTTGTAGCCATCTGtctttgaaatttcaatatttttgcaAAACTCAGTTGCTACCTTTTCAGGCTCAAGGCCTAATTCCTTTGAAAGGTTCTCCCTGACGACTCTAGATGGAAGTTCATTCTCAGCAAACACCTCTCGGAGTTTCTGTAAGGACATAGAAAATAAGGAGAGCAGCAAATAAgcatgataaaaattttatttacagaGAGTTCAGAAAACAGCTTGGTGAATGAGACAAGTAGTCTCCAATGATATACTTCTATTGGAGAATTCAAGCGATTCCTACCTCTACTGCAGTGGGAGGAATTCTGAAAAATGGTCGCCTGCTCTTCAGGTCTGAAGGTAGCTGTCTTTTCATTTCTGTGGTTTCaatgttaagaaattttgtctCACTTTCATACAGAGTCATAAGGGTGCTGGCAGCATCCGACTCTTTTTCTCTATGCTTTCTTTTACCAGGACCCCAATCTTCATCTTCACTGACTTGCTCATATGGAGGGGCATCCTTTCCAAACATTTCCTGCCCAGAAAGGAGAAACACACATTATGGAAAAACGGTCAAGCACTCTGCAAAAACATGCAAACCTCTGCGTTATTGCTTACCCTTATAAAAATCTTAGGAGTTAAAAGTGTTGTTTCTTAAGCAATACTATGATGGCAAACCATGAGCAAGTGTTCAGCAATTGTCTAACATTTGCTGATGTAACATACAGCCATACATGGTAAATTCTAGGTACAAAGCAATGACATATCACAAAAGCTTTCTTCTCTCAAACATTAGTACCAAGTTCAACTCCTATCCTTCACCCTAACCAATTCTAGAACTCCAAAAAGtgtcttcctttttcttctatttcacTGTTACTAGCCCCTACCCATTTCTTTCCTTATCACTTAAAGATCAACTTGTTTTCCTTACTTCAAAGTTAAGAATAAGCAACAAAAATTCTTCAAATACTCACATCATATAGCTTCCTGTAATCAACTGCTCTTCGCCTCCTACGGCCACTAAGAATTTCCCCATCACTGGTTTCATAAGAATCTCCGCCACTGTCAAATTGATGGTTTTCATGCCTTCCGAATCCAGAAAGATCTTCACTATCCACAGACCAACTTAAACTGGTTGAATTGTCTGTTTCATCCGATTCATCACCATCAGTGGCTGTTCCACTGATCCTGCAGCTGTTCTCCCTCCTCTCTGGATCATAATCATCATCTTCAGAATCATCTGAAGGCCATTCATCCCCTGGATTTAGTGATGCATTCGCATCATCAGGGAAAGCAGCTTCATCTTTGAAAATATCCTAATCCATGAAGAACAGATTGTTGTTAATTTGATTGATAGAGCAATTAAATCCAATTCAAGTATAAAGGGCATCGGAAGGGATGAACACTTGATAAGATTGTGCTAATAACCTGCCAATGGCTGTCAACAGAGAAATGGGTGCCAATATGTGCATTCATTGCTTCTATAATTTCCATCTTACATTCACAAAATTTGCAAAACCAGCCCTGATCTCCCGGAGGTACTGTCCATTGATAATTGAACCCATCTTAATGTGAAGCTATCTAATTCAGAACAACTTTATTTACACAACTGGAACTTACTATGTTCAGTGTCCAGTGGAGGATCCAGGCACTTTTGGTGGAAGGCCCGGTTGCATGTTCCATCACAAAGTACTATATCATTATCTGGAAAAGCCTCACGTAACTTGCACTTTGCACAAAATATCTAAAGGAAATGATAACAGAagataagaaaaattatatataaatcatgCAAATCATGACTTAGATATAAACAACAATGGAAATTTACATGTTCATGGTAAACAGAGCCATCTGGAGCAATAACAGAGCCTTCAATGCTCCCTACTGAACTAAGTGAATCCAACTGGCGAATTGCCTCGCGTATCCCAAGTTTGCACTTCAAGATTTGTTTCTTGGCTCTTTGCAGTTCCTTTTCTGGCTTAATCTTTTCTCGACTGTGATAAAACAAAATACTAGAAGTAAATGGATAAtagacaaaaaggaaaaaagagccACATCCAACAATAAGTAAATGAATATTTGTATAACTAGTAGTActctaataattaatttctgTTGAATGTTTGAACATGGTTAAGCTCAATTGATAGCCTGTCTTCCCTAATTGCTATATAGGATTACTATGAGGGAAgtgttaagttatgttttatcTTACAGTAGTTTGATTAGGCATTTGTTGTTTAGTTAAAAGATTGAGCCTGCAAGAAAGAAAAGCTCCATACCTTTGACCCTTCCAGCCTTCCCCAGAATAAGCATCAATAAGATTCTGTTCCAGCTTCATCTTAATCAGAAGGTACCTAGTTCTCCTCTGCAACCGAGATGCTTCATCTAGCTCCACCTTATCCTTTTGCCCCTTCTTAGTCTTACTGGTTAGTTTTTTAATTCTAACATCTGCATTATCCTTTTTACCATTCTCCTCCAAACTAGCACATATAGCATTTTTACCTTGAAGCTTCGACAAACCCAGCTTCTTAGATGACCctttcttgtttgctttgtgAAGGTTTGTCTTACAACCGACTTTTCTGGCGGAAGAGACATCATTTCCCGTCCCCTCGGTAACAGAAGCAGTAACTTTCCTCTTCAACAAGGTCGAACTAACTTTCTTAACATGATGTTTGGGCTTACGTACTCTGCCATGGGAAATTTTGCAtcggtttttaaatttttttagcgTTGCAATTAGCTTAGACCCAGCTTCTCTCTTAGAAGAAGAGGATTTGGCAGATCCGTGATCCGTTAATTTCTTTCCAGTACCACGCATACCGATCTATACAGTACAAAAACTGAAAACATTTAGGGTAATGCTAATAAGTAAGGGTTTCCCTATATAAACACCTAGAAATTTAGAATTGGATACAATAAGCATCCCCAAGATTTGTTAACTAAAGGAAGCAACCCAAAAGTAGTCAAGATCATATCACCTTTGTACTCGAGATTTGCTTAACTAACTATCAAAGAGACCTAATCAATCTACTCCAATAAATTGTTCCATctcataattaatatttcttatttacgaatgacaagaagaaaaagaggaaaggaAACTGGCGATGggaaacaaattaagaaaaagcaAGCATGATCATAAAAAAACAACCCATTGACAACTGACCTGCTCAAAGATGCTGAAACTGTTTCTTGGTCGGCATATAAAAGCAAACAAAGGGCTTAAAATGGAATTGGATGATTTGGATACCAATAAAAGGAAATAACAGAGTTTGGCATCCGGTACTAACGATGACAAGGAATTGAAGAAATTGGATTCTTCCCCAAACCGCCGCCTCTCTCTTTATAGATATGTTGGAGGAAGAGGACTCTACTCTTGTTTTCTCCTTTTTCCCAGGTTTTCTAACTTTTGATCTCTACATTCACTCGCATCTTTCTTCCCTTTTATATATAGTCTCTGTCTGTTAAGTGTTAATACTCACGTCTATTAATTCCACTCATCAACTTTTCCCTTTTAATATATACACTTGAAATCCTATTCCAaaccataaatttaaaacataaatatccaattaaaaatcacattcaataaataataaaaactcaacttatgcttatttatttattttattaaaattttattttaaatggattttatttttaaagaaatctcatttatataattttaattactgtaaaattttaaattataaatatgaactttaaagtaaagaaaaaatttcattagatatataatataaatatatatcaacaaaaattttaataattttctacactttgtatatttttacaacaCAGAAAAATTGTTCTATAATATAtagtttcattattttattttatttttcttttaactttaaattgttttgataattaagataaaatgaaagttaataaattaatataattttaaaactttaaataaataaaatattaaatgttttaaattatttaaaattaaaattatttcaaaatcataCAGGTTTCTtacattttgattaaataataatttattatttatttctattttcttttcctttttattattaagttatattttaaatattttgttagacttaaattagtatttaataatattcatagtatcttttattatatgaaaaagttaataataataaattataagataatgtttcattttatttaaaataactaattttttatatattaaataaataaaattggtcCATGCATGGCATGggtaataaattaatatatttatacacaAGGTATTGaatataacaaaatcaaattaacataaaaatagaatattatttatttaagggTAGTAATGTATTTTTAGGCTTATTACTTATTTCTTATCATCATGTTATCAACCGTACAATATGatattcattctattcaatgAATCAAGCCTAACATAAATGGTAAAAGTACAAACAAAAATCCAAATTGGTTATTTCTCCTTATTCCACTCATTTTGTTAGAAGaaacaataattttgttttttaatatatagaaCCAAAACATTGCTTgatctttgtttctttttcctgG
This sequence is a window from Gossypium raimondii isolate GPD5lz chromosome 5, ASM2569854v1, whole genome shotgun sequence. Protein-coding genes within it:
- the LOC105769701 gene encoding pathogenesis-related homeodomain protein; translation: MRGTGKKLTDHGSAKSSSSKREAGSKLIATLKKFKNRCKISHGRVRKPKHHVKKVSSTLLKRKVTASVTEGTGNDVSSARKVGCKTNLHKANKKGSSKKLGLSKLQGKNAICASLEENGKKDNADVRIKKLTSKTKKGQKDKVELDEASRLQRRTRYLLIKMKLEQNLIDAYSGEGWKGQSREKIKPEKELQRAKKQILKCKLGIREAIRQLDSLSSVGSIEGSVIAPDGSVYHEHIFCAKCKLREAFPDNDIVLCDGTCNRAFHQKCLDPPLDTEHIPPGDQGWFCKFCECKMEIIEAMNAHIGTHFSVDSHWQDIFKDEAAFPDDANASLNPGDEWPSDDSEDDDYDPERRENSCRISGTATDGDESDETDNSTSLSWSVDSEDLSGFGRHENHQFDSGGDSYETSDGEILSGRRRRRAVDYRKLYDEMFGKDAPPYEQVSEDEDWGPGKRKHREKESDAASTLMTLYESETKFLNIETTEMKRQLPSDLKSRRPFFRIPPTAVEKLREVFAENELPSRVVRENLSKELGLEPEKVNKWFKNARYLALKSRKVERSDHLQSSSPRVSKEPEVEAPKRKDTEIMALEDMSEAALVRTPKRLKTKLRKSPNSKSVCTSVDRSPHNGLSIVSHTNSDKVRKELSDDVILKKLLNVKKKWGKEKRVKIIGGGGGLEAFELEMERLCRAKVRLENMKQTLLGLESRKARKLNKRWQRVHEESVIYIPIAELKEKVV